A section of the Quercus lobata isolate SW786 unplaced genomic scaffold, ValleyOak3.0 Primary Assembly Scq3eQI_100, whole genome shotgun sequence genome encodes:
- the LOC115972942 gene encoding uncharacterized protein LOC115972942, translating to MDQKIDSTRSVASLTTRWGTINRETVKFVGSLAKIEAKNESGTTAHDKIEKAKELFKEIHGSVFQFEHCWLILKDYPKWASTMPRGDSRKEMPQTPDLIDQGVGVDGIMDFERPIGRKAEKANRKRKDDGQDIATQYLKKKMKVLEEGCVAKKERIRIKAEKVSLARVERE from the exons ATGGACCAAAAGATTGATTCTACACGTAGTGTTGCATCCCTAACAACCCGATGGGGAACAATTAATAGGGAAACAGTTAAATTTGTTGGGTCCTTAGCTAAAATTGAAGCAAAGAATGAAAGTGGAACCACGGCTCATGACAAG attgagaAAGCAAAGGAATTGTTTAAAGAAATTCACGGTTCCGTTTTTCAATTTGAACATTGTTGGCTAATCTTGAAGGATTATCCAAAGTGGGCATCTACTATGCCTAGGGGAGattcaagaaaagaaatgcCTCAAACTCCAGATTTAATAGATCAAGGAGTGGGGGTTGATGGCATTATGGATTTCGAGAGGCCAATAGGTAGAAAAGCTGAAAAGGCTAatcgaaaaagaaaagatgatggGCAAGATATTGCAACgcaatatttgaaaaagaaaatgaaagttcTTGAAGAAGGTTGTGtagccaaaaaagagagaatacgTATCAAAGCGGAAAAGGTTTCGCTTGCAAGAGTTGAAAGAGAATGA